A genomic window from Nerophis lumbriciformis linkage group LG30, RoL_Nlum_v2.1, whole genome shotgun sequence includes:
- the LOC133572612 gene encoding SPRY domain-containing protein 4 isoform X2, whose amino-acid sequence MASEPHQLQGETYSLVANEDTAQCSSACSFTIPPAESNVDLQEEEIERSVFGLRFALDPLTAPTSLHLSNSLLIVTYRGISPTCPLPNVRRLMTTSDLGVTQDLPQVCADVIIAQGQYYWEVDVYNSSIYKIGVSSLHNSKGWWLERHGFSFCAVYDGCREPLVTVPPQIKTLGLFLNFGGGTLSFYNLVTQEHLVTLPTCFNASGVLPTLGLGQGWLRLRCGLPPPPYVFLSKNSTYRHPCGSSRGRWQKDIIFRSVGKVIQKFEEMSAANSSSMPGFGSHCSCGHRGTNPYGLGEQETGPK is encoded by the exons GTTCCAGTGCTTGCAGTTTCACTATACCACCAGCTGAGAGCAATGTGGATCTACAGGAGGAGGAGATAGAGAGGTCTGTTTTTG GTTTGCGCTTTGCTTTGGACCCATTAACTGCCCCCACCTCCCTCCACCTTTCCAACTCCTTGCTCATTGTCACTTACCGAGGAATAAGCCCTACTTGTCCACTTCCAAATGTCAGGAGGTTGATGACGACCTCTGACCTTGGCGTTACGCAGGACCTCCCTCAGGTTTGCGCTGATGTCATCATTGCTCAGGGCCAATATTACTGGGAGGTAGATGTCTACAACAGCTCCATCTATAAAATTG GTGTGAGCTCACTGCACAATTCTAAAGGCTGGTGGCTGGAAAGACATGGTTTCTCGTTTTGCGCTGTTTACGATGGTTGCAGGGAGCCGCTTGTAACAGTCCCTCCTCAGATCAAAACTCTCGGACTCTTCCTTAACTTTGGAGGGGGGACTCTTAGCTTCTACAACCTCGTGACCCAAGAGCACCTCGTCACCCTGCCTACGTGCTTCAATGCCTCGGGAGTGCTTCCTACTCTGGGCCTCGGCCAGGGCTGGCTACGGTTGCGTTGCGGCCTCCCGCCTCCCCCCTATGTGTTCCTCAGTAAAAACTCAACCTACAGACACCCTTGTGGGTCCAGTAGAGGTCGATGGCAAAAGGATATCATCTTCCGATCAGTGGGTAAAGTGATTCAGAAGTTTGAGGAGATGTCTGCAGCAAACTCCAGTTCGATGCCTGGTTTTGGATCACACTGCTCCTGTGGACACCGGGGGACAAATCCCTATGGGCTTGGGGAACAGGAAACCGGGCCTAAATAA